In a single window of the Balneolaceae bacterium genome:
- a CDS encoding UvrD-helicase domain-containing protein: MRQLEPFDIPLTGVQVVEASAGTGKTYSITSLYVRALIDRELTVEEVLVVTYTKAATKELRDRILRRIRVSAAALRGGETGEDAFLQQLVAHVDGPEKAAERLERALHDFDRSAIHTIHGFCNQVLQEQAFESGAPFDAEQVEDESEIIGEVLDDFWRRWLGEVEEEPWKEPLLRSLSERNVGPDRLARELGPHTGKPYLELRPRDPQPPDRETVEALQEAHEEMRRLWEREREEIRTRLLEGKVKRYTESYVSDRMLEMDRHLASNVATIYPYDKMARFSRDYLASKLKKGADAPPEHPFFEAVDRYLARAEELQELPVWFRRRAFDFLTERLEARKEELQVYSYDDMLVKVRDALAGAGSLARSLRGRYPLALVDEFQDTDPVQYDIFPSTLRAGGYGRREEGAGVGPFYDRRSQAVHLLLSRGGYPRLPGCPAAGAGRSGLGTQLQLPRGAGAYSCRKSLFRPPSQSLSAGGHLLLAGRAGQGTGGLCTFQQRRGNARPLPVPPSPGGGGDQHRRRRRARRRRRGLRDCPPAGGSRYADREGVLRAEHIAVLVRKHKQAETMAKALRAWDINSVQVSKESVFATPEAADLQQVLSAVAHPANDALVRAALATPLFGHDAADLLTLRQDEEAWTEELARFRRWNEVWDAHGFSFLFQSLLLEGGAARSLMRGKRGERRVTNLVHLGELLQEREGRSGRGHRSLLKWIARKRAEVNRETEEEQLRLESDQDLVRIVTMHRSKGLEYPVVFCPFLWNGESFNERGGPLRYHDGEDASRSVLDLRGKRDPERGRLRFLQAREELAESLRLAYVAMTRASHRCCLTWIAAGYPHFSALGYLLHEEETVLEALGRKVGDEKSNAPELDSFPAALRELAERHPDLIECVHPEPATPRPADLGKGRGELRPARSFDSDPPRESYRISSFSSLTGALHGEEEWPGLEPLFQEPLPDEDPEDETVYSFPRGPRPGTCLHNIFEKLLQRSGGGYPGDLHETVRRELQAYGIASRWEATARGMVRTVMEKELSSPDGAGQEQTPLVLAKAGARDRIPEMEFHFDTPAVEGRRLLARVRGTGEESLPPLQAVFPGFMKGFIDLTVRHEGRFYLVDYKSNHLGDAPEDYRRASLGEEILSAHYDLQYHLYTVALHRYLGRRLPDYNYEHHFGGVWYLFLRGIRPEGEEGLWFDRPAVQTVKDLDRMLGGGRHE; this comes from the coding sequence GTGAGACAGCTTGAACCCTTTGACATACCGCTCACAGGCGTGCAGGTGGTGGAGGCCAGCGCAGGCACCGGCAAGACCTACAGCATCACCTCCCTCTATGTGCGTGCCCTCATCGACCGTGAGCTCACCGTGGAGGAGGTTCTGGTGGTGACCTACACCAAGGCGGCCACCAAGGAGCTTCGCGACCGTATACTGCGACGCATTCGCGTTTCGGCGGCGGCGCTGCGCGGCGGCGAGACGGGGGAGGACGCCTTCCTGCAGCAGCTTGTGGCCCATGTCGACGGACCCGAAAAGGCCGCCGAGCGGCTGGAGCGCGCCCTGCACGACTTCGACCGATCGGCCATCCACACCATCCACGGATTCTGCAACCAGGTGCTCCAGGAGCAGGCTTTTGAGAGCGGGGCGCCTTTCGACGCCGAACAGGTGGAGGATGAGTCGGAGATCATCGGGGAGGTGCTCGACGACTTCTGGCGACGCTGGCTGGGCGAGGTGGAGGAGGAGCCCTGGAAGGAGCCGCTGCTGCGAAGCCTGTCGGAGCGGAATGTGGGTCCCGATCGGCTGGCCCGGGAGCTCGGACCGCACACCGGAAAGCCCTACCTGGAGCTTCGTCCCCGCGACCCGCAGCCTCCTGACCGGGAAACCGTGGAGGCCCTACAGGAAGCCCACGAGGAGATGCGGCGACTCTGGGAGCGCGAGCGCGAGGAAATTAGGACCCGACTTCTGGAAGGAAAGGTCAAGCGCTACACCGAGAGCTACGTTTCCGACCGGATGCTGGAGATGGACCGGCACCTGGCCTCGAATGTGGCTACCATCTACCCCTACGACAAGATGGCCCGTTTTTCTCGTGACTACCTGGCTTCCAAGCTTAAGAAAGGAGCCGATGCGCCGCCGGAACATCCCTTTTTCGAGGCGGTGGACCGCTACCTGGCCCGGGCGGAGGAACTGCAGGAGCTGCCCGTCTGGTTCCGCCGCCGCGCCTTCGATTTCCTCACTGAGCGACTGGAAGCCCGCAAGGAAGAGCTGCAGGTCTACTCCTACGACGACATGCTGGTGAAGGTGCGCGATGCCCTGGCAGGTGCCGGTTCGCTGGCCCGCTCGCTGCGCGGCCGCTACCCGCTGGCGCTGGTGGATGAGTTCCAGGACACCGACCCCGTGCAGTACGACATCTTTCCATCGACTCTACGGGCAGGAGGATACGGCAGGCGGGAAGAAGGGGCGGGAGTCGGGCCTTTTTATGATCGGCGATCCCAAGCAGTCCATCTACTCCTTTCGCGGGGCGGATATCCACGCCTACCTGGATGCCCGGCGGCGGGTGCCGGGAGATCGGGCCTGGGGACTCAACTACAACTACCGCGCGGTGCCGGAGCTTATAGCTGCCGTAAATCGCTTTTTCGGCCGCCATCCCAATCCCTTTCTGCTGGAGGGCATCTCCTTCTCGCCGGCCGAGCCGGGCAGGGAACCGGAGGCCTATGCACGTTTCAGCAGCGGAGGGGAAACGCCCGCCCCCTGCCAGTTCCGCCTTCCCCCGGTGGAGGAGGAGATCAACACCGGCGACGCCGAAGGGCGCGCCGCCGCCGACGCGGCCTCAGAGATTGCCCGCCTGCTGGAGGATCCAGATACGCAGATCGGGAAGGAGTCCTCCGTGCGGAGCACATCGCCGTGCTGGTGCGCAAGCACAAGCAGGCGGAGACCATGGCGAAGGCGCTGCGGGCGTGGGACATCAACAGTGTGCAGGTGAGCAAGGAGAGCGTTTTCGCCACTCCGGAAGCAGCCGACCTGCAGCAGGTGTTGAGCGCGGTGGCTCATCCTGCCAACGACGCCCTGGTGAGGGCGGCCCTGGCCACCCCGCTTTTCGGGCACGACGCGGCCGACCTGCTGACGCTGCGCCAGGATGAGGAGGCGTGGACCGAAGAGCTGGCGAGGTTCCGCCGCTGGAACGAGGTATGGGACGCCCACGGCTTCAGCTTTCTGTTTCAGTCCCTGCTCCTGGAAGGCGGGGCCGCCCGCAGTCTCATGCGCGGGAAGCGGGGCGAGCGTCGGGTTACCAACCTGGTGCACCTGGGCGAACTTCTCCAGGAGCGGGAGGGGCGGAGCGGAAGGGGACACCGGAGCCTGCTCAAGTGGATCGCCCGCAAGAGGGCGGAGGTGAATCGCGAGACCGAGGAGGAGCAGCTCCGCCTGGAGAGCGACCAGGACCTGGTGCGCATCGTGACCATGCACCGCAGCAAAGGCCTGGAATACCCGGTGGTATTCTGTCCCTTCCTCTGGAACGGGGAGAGCTTCAACGAACGCGGGGGACCCCTGCGCTACCACGACGGGGAGGACGCCTCCCGGTCGGTGCTGGACCTGCGTGGCAAAAGAGACCCGGAGCGGGGCAGGCTTCGCTTCCTGCAGGCACGCGAGGAGCTGGCCGAGAGCCTGCGCCTGGCCTATGTGGCGATGACCCGCGCCAGCCATCGCTGCTGCCTGACCTGGATCGCAGCGGGCTATCCCCATTTCTCCGCTCTCGGCTACCTGCTGCACGAGGAGGAGACCGTCCTGGAGGCCCTGGGCCGCAAGGTAGGCGACGAAAAGAGCAACGCCCCGGAGCTTGACTCCTTTCCCGCCGCCCTCCGGGAGCTGGCGGAGCGGCATCCGGACCTGATCGAATGCGTGCATCCCGAACCGGCCACCCCGCGTCCGGCCGACCTTGGGAAGGGCCGGGGGGAGCTGCGTCCGGCGCGCAGCTTCGACTCCGACCCGCCCCGGGAGTCCTACCGCATATCCAGTTTCTCCTCGCTGACAGGCGCCCTGCACGGGGAGGAGGAGTGGCCGGGCCTGGAACCTCTTTTTCAGGAGCCGCTGCCGGACGAAGATCCCGAGGATGAGACGGTATATTCCTTTCCGCGGGGACCACGGCCGGGTACCTGCCTGCACAACATCTTCGAGAAACTGCTGCAGCGAAGCGGGGGAGGCTACCCGGGCGACCTCCACGAGACGGTGAGGCGGGAACTTCAGGCCTACGGCATCGCCTCCCGCTGGGAGGCCACCGCCCGCGGCATGGTCCGCACTGTCATGGAGAAGGAGCTTAGCTCACCGGACGGCGCCGGTCAGGAGCAGACGCCCCTGGTCCTGGCGAAGGCCGGTGCGCGAGACCGCATTCCCGAAATGGAGTTTCACTTCGACACGCCCGCCGTGGAGGGCCGCAGGCTGCTGGCCCGGGTGCGAGGCACCGGTGAGGAAAGCCTGCCGCCGCTGCAGGCCGTTTTTCCGGGCTTTATGAAGGGATTCATCGACCTGACCGTTCGACACGAGGGACGCTTTTACCTGGTCGACTACAAGTCCAACCACCTGGGAGACGCCCCGGAGGATTACCGCAGGGCATCCCTGGGCGAGGAGATTCTATCGGCCCACTACGACCTTCAGTATCATCTCTATACGGTGGCCCTGCACCGCTACCTGGGCCGGCGGCTGCCGGACTACAACTACGAGCATCACTTCGGGGGCGTCTGGTATCTCTTTCTGCGCGGCATCCGGCCCGAAGGGGAGGAGGGACTCTGGTTTGACCGTCCGGCCGTACAGACCGTAAAGGATCTGGACCGCATGCTGGGAGGTGGACGCCATGAGTGA
- a CDS encoding cation:proton antiporter, with protein sequence MITAVTLPFLNELVALFAISVGIAYVCYRFKLVPIVGFLIAGVVIGPHALGLVSDQALVDMLAEVGVILLLFTIGVEFSLETLVRIRNAILIGGGLQVTITTAAVAGIAAAFGVGWNSAIYTGFLVALSSTAIILGLLNERHETETPAGQLSLAVLIFQDLSIILMVLLVPMLAGSGGSLGNVALALGKAAALITAVILLARKLVPWLLEKIAATRRQELFLLTVMAICFGTAALTSMVGVSLALGAFLAGLVVSESYYSDQALSEILPLRTVFTAVFFVSVGMLLDVQVLLEHPLLIAGISAGVVLLKTIISTGSLMTLGYPVRIGIGSALVLAQIGEFSFVLERAGRAAGLYPAGMGLEGSQIFIAVSVLLMILTPFMVQASPGAARMLSDIWPFGHPDGGLQQEGKGEGLCDHVIIVGYGPAGRRLVQVLRESGIPFVVVEMNPDSIREMKAEGTPVVYGDASRQFILEEAGIMEAKMLVVAINDPDATPRIVKLARHRNPLLQIVTRTRYLGSVGRLEEAGSDIVVSEEMETSVRIFSHVLSAYMVARDEIEQILHNLRDDDYKVLRGSIQEAHLMVLKGLDEEGLHTRALVVREGMPAAGMTLEEMELRRKYNLTVLTIRRDDKTIGSPSANERLQPGDRLVVIGEAADFARSTELFRI encoded by the coding sequence ATGATCACCGCCGTCACCCTTCCCTTCCTGAATGAGCTGGTGGCTCTCTTTGCCATCAGCGTGGGCATCGCCTACGTCTGCTACCGCTTCAAACTGGTGCCCATCGTGGGCTTTCTCATCGCGGGGGTCGTCATCGGTCCCCATGCGCTGGGACTGGTGAGCGATCAGGCGCTGGTGGATATGCTGGCGGAGGTGGGCGTGATCCTGCTGCTCTTTACCATCGGCGTGGAATTCAGCCTGGAGACCCTCGTGCGCATACGGAACGCCATCCTTATCGGCGGGGGACTGCAGGTAACCATTACCACGGCCGCCGTGGCGGGCATCGCCGCCGCTTTCGGGGTGGGATGGAACAGCGCCATCTATACCGGTTTTCTGGTGGCTCTCAGCTCCACGGCCATCATTCTGGGACTGCTTAACGAGCGGCACGAGACCGAAACGCCCGCAGGGCAGCTCTCCCTGGCTGTACTCATTTTTCAGGACCTCTCCATCATTCTCATGGTGCTGCTGGTGCCCATGCTGGCCGGCAGCGGCGGAAGCCTGGGTAACGTGGCCCTGGCCCTTGGCAAGGCGGCCGCGCTCATCACTGCGGTGATCCTGCTGGCCCGCAAGCTGGTGCCCTGGCTGCTTGAAAAGATTGCCGCCACACGCCGCCAGGAGCTCTTCCTGCTGACAGTGATGGCCATCTGCTTCGGCACGGCCGCCCTCACCAGCATGGTGGGTGTGAGCCTGGCACTGGGCGCCTTCCTGGCCGGCCTGGTAGTCAGCGAGTCCTACTACAGCGATCAGGCCCTCAGTGAAATTCTGCCCCTGCGCACCGTCTTCACGGCGGTCTTCTTTGTGTCGGTGGGCATGCTGCTCGATGTACAAGTGCTGCTGGAACACCCTCTGCTCATCGCGGGCATCTCGGCCGGTGTGGTGCTGCTGAAGACAATCATCTCCACCGGCAGCCTGATGACCCTGGGCTACCCCGTACGCATCGGCATCGGCTCTGCGCTGGTGCTGGCCCAGATCGGGGAGTTCTCCTTCGTCCTGGAGCGGGCCGGGCGCGCCGCGGGACTCTATCCGGCGGGAATGGGACTGGAGGGCTCGCAGATTTTCATCGCCGTTTCGGTGCTGCTGATGATCCTGACGCCCTTCATGGTGCAGGCCAGCCCGGGAGCCGCGCGCATGCTCTCGGATATCTGGCCTTTCGGCCACCCGGACGGGGGACTGCAGCAGGAAGGCAAAGGGGAGGGGCTCTGCGACCATGTGATCATTGTGGGCTATGGACCCGCCGGACGCCGACTGGTGCAGGTGCTCCGTGAGAGCGGCATTCCCTTTGTGGTGGTGGAGATGAACCCCGATTCCATACGTGAAATGAAGGCCGAGGGCACACCGGTGGTTTACGGCGATGCCTCCCGGCAGTTCATCCTGGAGGAGGCGGGTATCATGGAGGCCAAAATGCTGGTGGTGGCCATCAACGACCCCGACGCCACCCCGCGCATCGTCAAGTTGGCCCGCCACCGAAATCCACTCCTGCAAATCGTCACCCGCACCCGCTACCTCGGCAGCGTGGGACGCCTGGAGGAGGCGGGCAGCGATATCGTGGTCTCGGAGGAGATGGAGACCTCCGTTCGCATTTTTTCCCATGTGCTCTCCGCCTACATGGTGGCCAGGGATGAGATCGAGCAGATTCTGCACAACCTGCGCGACGACGACTACAAGGTGCTCCGTGGCAGTATACAGGAGGCGCATCTCATGGTGCTGAAGGGCCTGGACGAGGAGGGCCTCCACACCCGTGCGCTGGTGGTGCGCGAGGGCATGCCGGCCGCCGGCATGACCCTCGAGGAGATGGAGCTGCGCCGCAAATACAACCTGACCGTGCTCACCATCCGCCGCGACGACAAGACCATTGGAAGTCCCTCGGCGAACGAACGCCTGCAGCCCGGCGACCGACTGGTGGTCATCGGTGAAGCAGCCGATTTCGCCCGCTCCACCGAACTCTTCCGCATTTGA
- a CDS encoding FKBP-type peptidyl-prolyl cis-trans isomerase yields MMTPKRYTLLSLVLGLPFFLFMACSSGGAGAGGSASLESNIDSVSYGFGYNVGQQMSSSGMNDLKAQQFMAGFNDAMGEAENRLSNAQMQQLLTEYQMQAQQRAQQQRQQEGQQNMEEGQQYRDENAQNEAVTVTDSGLQYEVLEEGSGASPSVGDSVVVHYEGTTIDGTVFDSSRERGQPQGFLLEGLIQGWQEGIALMQEGAQYRFVIPPELAYGAQGAGQQIGPSETLIFEVELLEVHERDGN; encoded by the coding sequence ATGATGACACCGAAACGATATACCCTTCTCAGCCTGGTTCTGGGACTCCCCTTTTTCCTTTTTATGGCGTGCAGTTCCGGCGGTGCCGGGGCAGGAGGATCGGCCAGTCTGGAAAGCAACATCGATTCCGTCAGCTACGGCTTCGGCTACAACGTCGGTCAGCAGATGAGCTCTTCGGGCATGAACGACCTTAAGGCCCAGCAGTTCATGGCCGGTTTCAACGACGCCATGGGGGAGGCTGAAAACCGACTCAGCAATGCCCAGATGCAACAGCTGCTCACGGAGTACCAGATGCAGGCGCAGCAGCGCGCCCAGCAGCAGCGCCAGCAGGAAGGCCAGCAGAACATGGAAGAGGGCCAGCAGTACCGCGACGAGAATGCGCAGAACGAGGCCGTAACCGTTACCGATAGCGGCCTGCAGTACGAGGTCCTGGAGGAGGGCAGTGGCGCATCGCCTTCCGTAGGCGACTCGGTGGTTGTGCACTACGAGGGCACCACCATCGACGGCACGGTGTTCGACAGCTCCCGCGAGCGGGGCCAGCCCCAAGGTTTTCTGCTTGAAGGCCTGATCCAGGGCTGGCAGGAAGGCATTGCCCTGATGCAGGAGGGTGCGCAGTACCGTTTCGTCATCCCGCCCGAACTTGCCTACGGTGCCCAGGGAGCCGGACAGCAGATCGGTCCCAGCGAAACCCTCATTTTTGAAGTGGAACTTCTTGAAGTCCACGAGCGCGACGGCAACTGA
- the recD gene encoding exodeoxyribonuclease V subunit alpha — MSDRQPAYRLEPPRGELRAVDLELARFLDAQLSVGSELLYRTACLLSWSYRQGDVCLELEEWAGRPLDPVREEGEEAAPDDFRFPPLEPWLETLRASPLTGGPGDYRPLVLDGGRLYLHRLHRQERSLARHIRERCRRAGDVDLELLREGLVRLFPPPAEEPDWQRVGAALGVLNRLTVISGGPGTGKTATVVRLMALLLEQAQARGEPVQIALAAPTGKAAARLKESVRASRGELDCSEEVRGRLPDDAATLHRLLGARMGGTRWIHGPENPLAADAVIVDEASMVDQALMNRLLEALAPRTRLILLGDKDQLASVEAGSVLGDICGSGPVSFTEEMAGRLGRCGLDLPGGRITGDERALDDHVVLLERNYRFGRESGIAALAACVNRGEGEGALELLASGRYGDLERTSYPDAGTYRDELERWTFAYLDRVGEGADPGEAFRAYRSRSLLTPHRGGPLGVEEINRTVERILSRRGRISRYSRWYTGKPVMITRNDRLLGLYNGDLGICLPGGEGEMRVWFEREEGWQSFAPARLSHWEAAWATTVHKSQGSEYERVVLMLPSPVSRVMSRELVYTAVTRARSAVILRGEGHVLKEAVSRTVERRSGLRDLLHSKRP; from the coding sequence ATGAGTGACCGGCAACCGGCATACCGCCTGGAACCTCCCCGGGGCGAACTGCGCGCGGTGGACCTGGAGCTGGCGCGTTTCCTGGATGCGCAGCTCTCGGTGGGTTCCGAGCTGCTCTACAGAACCGCCTGCCTGCTGAGCTGGTCCTACCGCCAGGGCGACGTCTGCCTGGAGCTGGAGGAGTGGGCGGGGCGGCCCCTCGACCCCGTCCGTGAGGAGGGGGAGGAGGCTGCGCCGGACGATTTCCGCTTTCCTCCCCTGGAGCCGTGGCTGGAAACCCTGCGGGCGAGTCCCTTGACCGGCGGCCCCGGCGACTACCGGCCCCTGGTGCTGGACGGAGGGCGCCTCTACCTTCACCGCCTCCACCGGCAGGAGCGCAGCCTGGCCCGGCATATACGGGAGCGGTGCAGGAGGGCCGGGGATGTGGACCTGGAGCTGCTGAGGGAGGGACTGGTCCGGCTGTTCCCTCCTCCGGCCGAAGAGCCCGACTGGCAGCGGGTGGGCGCCGCACTGGGCGTGCTGAACCGCCTGACGGTCATATCCGGGGGACCCGGAACGGGGAAGACGGCTACCGTGGTGCGCCTGATGGCCCTGCTTCTGGAACAGGCGCAGGCCCGCGGGGAGCCTGTTCAGATTGCGCTGGCAGCCCCCACAGGCAAGGCGGCGGCCCGCCTCAAGGAATCCGTGCGGGCCTCCCGCGGTGAACTGGACTGCAGTGAGGAGGTGCGCGGGCGCCTGCCCGACGACGCCGCCACCCTCCACCGCCTGCTGGGCGCCCGAATGGGCGGCACGCGCTGGATCCACGGGCCGGAAAATCCACTTGCGGCGGACGCTGTTATTGTGGACGAGGCCTCCATGGTGGACCAGGCCCTGATGAACCGCCTGCTGGAAGCTCTCGCCCCGCGCACCCGGCTGATTCTGCTCGGTGACAAGGACCAGCTCGCCTCGGTGGAGGCAGGTTCGGTGCTGGGTGATATCTGCGGTTCGGGCCCCGTCTCCTTTACCGAAGAGATGGCGGGAAGGCTCGGCCGATGTGGGTTGGATTTGCCCGGTGGACGGATCACCGGGGATGAGCGCGCCCTGGATGACCATGTGGTGCTCCTGGAGCGTAATTACCGCTTCGGCAGGGAGAGCGGCATAGCGGCCCTCGCCGCATGCGTGAACCGGGGAGAGGGCGAAGGCGCCCTCGAGCTGCTGGCGTCGGGCAGGTACGGCGACCTGGAACGGACGAGCTATCCCGACGCCGGGACCTACCGCGACGAGCTGGAACGCTGGACGTTCGCCTACCTGGACCGTGTGGGCGAGGGGGCGGACCCCGGGGAGGCCTTCCGCGCCTACCGTTCCCGCAGCCTGCTCACGCCCCACCGGGGCGGTCCACTCGGCGTGGAGGAGATCAACCGTACGGTGGAACGCATCCTGTCCCGGAGGGGACGCATCAGTCGTTACAGCCGGTGGTACACCGGCAAACCCGTCATGATAACTCGCAACGACCGCCTGCTGGGTCTCTATAACGGCGACCTGGGCATCTGTCTGCCCGGCGGTGAGGGCGAGATGAGGGTCTGGTTCGAAAGGGAGGAGGGGTGGCAATCCTTTGCCCCGGCGCGCCTGAGCCACTGGGAGGCGGCCTGGGCCACAACGGTCCATAAAAGCCAGGGGTCGGAGTACGAACGTGTGGTTCTGATGCTTCCCTCGCCCGTCTCCCGCGTCATGAGCCGCGAGCTGGTCTATACAGCCGTCACCCGTGCCCGCAGTGCGGTTATTCTGCGCGGGGAGGGCCATGTGCTGAAGGAAGCCGTTTCGCGCACCGTTGAACGCCGCTCGGGCCTGCGGGACCTTCTTCATTCCAAACGCCCCTGA
- a CDS encoding exodeoxyribonuclease V subunit gamma — MLRIFTSHKLERLADRLVEERGERLPADPLDPERYVVQNHGVARWLTLRLGAAEGIAANLSFEFPAERTWATARILYPGLPRVLPSDKGPMAWEIFRVLQSEDRDILRPLQSYVEAGGEEGRELRRWKLARKIADVFDQYLVYRPDWMLAWEEGERVTGHRDEAWQAWLWQAMVGHWRERYGDHPWLHRARLHRHLEEAVTGGNLREGDLPGGISIFGVTSMPPPVARLLVRCAGITDVTFYQCLTADQGSGEPLASSWGASGLAFYEELMRLAGKHRPGAEVRSLDSGAAAEEEQYAYGEHNLLGALQRSLRGQPPAAPEEEEAQWDNTLQVHSCHSALREVQVLHDRILEMLDANPGLGPGDILVVNPEMERYAPLIDSVFGVTEEHLPRIPYRVVDGRSSTAPVEQALLALLDLASSRFKASDVLDFLELDPVRGKLDLSDDELDRIERWTDDNRVRWGIDETFKRELDLPASPGNTWRAGLSRMLLGYAMEPSEDELFEGMVPYGKVSGTEEAVMMGELSRWLSRLFELHRFVSSSHSLDEWAKRLRGELHRFLDSSDPHTRDWFRVAGVLDRLTEQGDVSGFDRPVAFEPVADWLGGELQTASFGGNPTGGVTFSSMISLRNIPYRVICLTGLSDGAYPRAQPSPAFDLTRSEPRAGDRSRLEEDRQVMLEALNSARQNPLHQLCGTEQPPGGRFPALRGGERAAGSCG; from the coding sequence ATGCTGCGCATTTTCACAAGTCACAAGCTGGAGCGCCTGGCCGACCGCCTGGTGGAGGAGCGTGGTGAACGCCTGCCGGCGGATCCTCTCGATCCGGAACGCTACGTGGTGCAAAACCACGGGGTGGCGCGGTGGCTGACTCTCAGGCTGGGCGCCGCGGAGGGTATCGCCGCCAACCTATCCTTTGAGTTCCCCGCCGAAAGAACCTGGGCCACCGCCCGCATTCTCTACCCGGGTCTTCCCCGGGTGCTGCCCTCTGACAAGGGACCCATGGCCTGGGAGATCTTCCGGGTGCTGCAGTCGGAGGACCGCGACATCCTCCGTCCGTTGCAGAGTTACGTGGAGGCGGGCGGGGAGGAAGGACGCGAGCTGCGCCGCTGGAAGCTGGCCCGCAAGATCGCCGACGTATTCGACCAGTACCTGGTGTACCGCCCCGACTGGATGCTGGCCTGGGAGGAGGGGGAGCGGGTGACGGGACATCGTGACGAGGCGTGGCAGGCCTGGCTTTGGCAGGCGATGGTCGGGCATTGGAGGGAGAGGTACGGAGACCATCCCTGGCTGCACCGTGCGCGTCTTCACCGGCACCTGGAGGAGGCGGTTACGGGAGGCAACCTGCGGGAAGGGGATCTGCCGGGTGGCATATCCATATTCGGCGTAACGTCCATGCCACCGCCCGTGGCGCGCCTGCTGGTGCGATGCGCCGGGATCACCGATGTCACCTTCTACCAGTGCCTTACGGCGGACCAGGGCTCCGGGGAGCCGCTTGCAAGCTCCTGGGGCGCGTCGGGCCTGGCTTTCTACGAGGAGCTGATGCGCCTGGCCGGCAAGCACCGTCCCGGTGCCGAGGTACGTTCCCTGGATTCCGGCGCCGCGGCGGAGGAAGAACAATATGCCTACGGGGAACATAACCTGCTGGGCGCCCTGCAGCGCAGCCTTCGCGGACAGCCGCCCGCCGCGCCGGAAGAGGAAGAGGCGCAGTGGGACAACACCCTGCAGGTGCACTCCTGCCACAGCGCCCTCCGTGAGGTGCAGGTACTGCACGACCGCATCCTGGAGATGCTGGATGCCAACCCCGGACTTGGACCCGGAGACATCCTCGTGGTGAATCCCGAGATGGAGCGCTACGCCCCCCTTATCGATTCGGTCTTCGGGGTCACCGAGGAGCACCTGCCCCGCATTCCCTACCGCGTGGTGGACGGGCGCTCCTCCACGGCGCCCGTGGAGCAGGCGTTACTGGCCCTGCTCGACCTGGCCTCCAGCCGTTTCAAGGCGAGCGACGTGCTCGACTTCCTGGAGCTGGACCCGGTGCGCGGCAAGCTGGACCTCTCCGACGATGAGCTGGACCGCATCGAGCGGTGGACCGATGACAACAGGGTGCGCTGGGGCATTGACGAGACCTTCAAGAGGGAACTGGACCTGCCCGCCTCCCCCGGAAACACCTGGCGTGCGGGCCTCTCGCGCATGCTGCTGGGCTACGCCATGGAACCTTCCGAGGACGAGCTGTTCGAAGGCATGGTACCCTACGGAAAGGTGAGCGGGACGGAGGAGGCGGTCATGATGGGCGAGCTCTCCCGGTGGCTCTCACGGCTTTTCGAGCTGCACCGCTTCGTCAGCAGTTCCCACAGCCTGGACGAATGGGCAAAGCGGCTGCGAGGGGAGCTGCACCGGTTTCTGGATAGCAGTGACCCCCACACCCGCGACTGGTTCCGCGTGGCGGGCGTGCTGGACCGCCTGACCGAACAGGGAGACGTCTCAGGCTTCGACCGCCCCGTGGCCTTCGAGCCGGTGGCCGACTGGCTCGGGGGGGAGCTGCAAACCGCCTCCTTCGGGGGCAATCCCACCGGGGGCGTCACCTTCAGCTCCATGATCTCCCTGCGCAACATACCCTACAGGGTCATCTGCCTGACCGGCCTGAGCGACGGCGCCTACCCGCGCGCCCAGCCCTCGCCGGCCTTCGACCTGACCCGGTCGGAGCCCCGTGCAGGCGACCGGTCCAGGCTGGAGGAAGACCGCCAGGTGATGCTGGAGGCTCTCAACTCCGCCCGGCAGAACCCTCTACATCAGCTATGTGGGACAGAGCAACCGCCAGGAGGCCGATTTCCCGCCCTCCGTGGTGGTGAGCGAGCTGCTGGATCGTGCGGGTAG